A genomic segment from Aspergillus chevalieri M1 DNA, chromosome 7, nearly complete sequence encodes:
- a CDS encoding telomere repeat binding factor family protein (COG:K;~EggNog:ENOG410PGHY;~InterPro:IPR001005,IPR009057,IPR017930;~PFAM:PF00249,PF13921): MDYNGVNNYHNRPLDESLIRELPQLQNLRIAPLRHPVSSRALSVPSPLEPNASGVCESKASSAAVSSGSAGSYTNLPTVTELSNNTQTKKNDDSMLNLEPPPKPILPAFVNLRALERFPYSSFDEDFHLIRKRRRLDVHPDAFGEHLQLPIPQQQKEQRPPPFGPFAILNGLNEPPPNAALLPPIEAGSITHLLSKPTKEDAVVEPTLLTTNNATDSHTSERREGKIEEILASPVDSKAGHVDRNNVEESFTDRVRTSKTGSEQTNDTSPNKGAPPPAEKSPEPPSPKTRGRSRKNLRKWTEEETTDLLRGVIKCGIGNWTAILAQSEFRFNKRSASNLKDRFRVCCPWAYRAADPNEATRQVREKLAETLQRTETEGDGAAVKIHLPPPQPSNSGSDSNWSEVRPVLHTNDSSSSGCSLTTIKTDTSTSEAGYSSSRTISNESVSTLASLGVTEPHYTVKPRRRARRPFTSAEDEALVKGYAVHGFQWTLIQQDKRLNLGHRRATDLRDRFRTKFPHAYREGGSISGNSLQSEAQNPPPTDETSQVTGTKRSRRAERRPASAHHGKADNAHHTVSAMPGPSGSAFPHHVPAPQGLSENSTVGVPPAGPSFPFHLDSNSTAISNAEAPWTDSTLAPMVWDEIP; the protein is encoded by the exons ATGGATTACAATGGCGTCAACAACTATCACAACCGGCCCCTCGATGAATCTCTAATCCGCGAACTTCCCCAACTCCAAAATCTCCGCATTGCTCCTTTGCGTCATCCGGTTTCCTCTCGTGCTCTGAGTGTTCCATCGCCGCTCGAGCCAAATGCCAGCGGAGTCTGTGAATCCAAAGCCAGCTCGGCTGCTGTCAGCAGCGGCAGCGCCGGCAGTTATACCAATCTACCCACCGTGACGGAGCTCTCGAACAACACACAAACAAAGAAGAACGATGATTCTATGTTGAATTTGGAACCACCTCCAAAACCAATCCTCCCCGCGTTTGTGAACCTGCGCGCTTTGGAGCGTTTCCCGTATTCCTCGTTCGACGAAGACTTTCACTTGATCCGCAAGCGCCGTCGTTTGGATGTCCACCCAGATGCTTTTGGAGAACACCTCCAGCTGCCCATTCCGCAGCAGCAAAAAGAACAGCGACCCCCACCGTTTGGGCCGTTTGCTATTCTTAACGGATTGAATGAACCACCGCCAAACGCTGCTCTCCTTCCTCCTATTGAGGCGGGTTCAATTACACACCTTCTGAGCAAGCCTACGAAAGAAGATGCTGTGGTAGAGCCTACCCTACTGACGACTAATAATGCCACAGATAGCCATACCAGTGAGAGAAGGGAAGGGAAAATCGAGGAGATCTTGGCGTCGCCTGTTGATAGCAAAGCAGGACATGTTGATCGGAACAACGTAGAGGAGTCTTTCACAGACAGAGTGAGGACTAGCAAAACTGGTAGTGAACAAACCAATGATACTAGCCCCAACAAGGGAGCCCCGCCTCCTGCGGAGAAGTCTCCGGAGCCTCCATCGCCCAAAACGCGTGGTCGCTCGCGCAAAAACCTGCGCAAATGGACGGAAGAGGAGACAACAGATCTTCTCCGTGGCGTTATCAAATGCGGAATCGGTAATTGGACAGCAATCCTGGCCCAGTCGGAGTTCAGGTTCAACAAACGGAGTGCTTCAAATCTGAAAGACAG GTTTCGCGTTTGTTGTCCATGGGCATATCG GGCTGCCGATCCGAATGAAGCTACAAGGCAAGTGCGTGAAAAGCTCGCTGAAACTCTTCAGCGGACTGAAACTGAGGGTGATGGCGCAGCTGTAAAAATCCACTTGCCGCCTCCTCAACCGAGCAATTCCGGAAGTGATTCCAACTGGTCAGAAGTACGCCCAGTACTTCATACCAACGACTCTTCCTCATCAGGGTGTTCGTTAACAACAATAAAAACTGACACCAGCACATCGGAAGCCGGATATTCCTCATCCAGGACGATTTCAAACGAATCCGTATCCACGCTGGCTTCTCTTGGTGTCACAGAGCCTCATTACACTGTAAAGCCCAGGCGTCGCGCCCGCCGTCCATTTACATCTGCTGAGGATGAGGCGCTAGTGAAAGGATATGCCGTGCATGGATTTCAATGGACGCTTATCCAACAAGACAAACGGCTGAACCTAGGTCATCGTAGGGCGACAGACTTACGAGATCGATTCAGGACTAAATTTCCTCATGCCTACCGTGAAGGAGGCTCTATCAGCGGAAATTCTTTGCAATCTGAAGCCCAAAATCCGCCCCCCACAGATGAGACTAGTCAGGTGACTGGTACAAAGCGAAGCAGGAGGGCTGAGAGGCGTCCTGCATCTGCTCATCATGGCAAGGCTGATAATGCTCACCATACAGTTTCAGCCATGCCAGGGCCTTCAGGTTCTGCATTTCCTCATCAcgttcctgctccgcagggGCTTTCAGAGAATTCGACGGTTGGTGTACCTCCAGCAGGTCCGTCATTTCCGTTCCACTTGGATAGCAATTCTACAGCTATTTCAAATGCTGAAGCTCCCTGGACGGATAGTACGCTGGCACCAATGGTTTGGGATGAGATTCCATAG
- a CDS encoding RNA-binding protein (COG:S;~EggNog:ENOG410PP6N;~InterPro:IPR000504,IPR034772,IPR035979,IPR034771, IPR012677;~PFAM:PF00076;~go_function: GO:0003676 - nucleic acid binding [Evidence IEA]), with protein sequence MATEDDNFDIDIYGDGSGYTANEQGDIKHDEADIILDAPDNAQQGNAQATQQQAGNAGNATTNGQQQIPSSETVNQDQTPKETPTPQQGVKRQEDRPSDPDATTALLISDLFWWTTDDDIRGWVNEAGVEDELKDVTFSEHKVNGKSKGQAFIEFTTIQAATAAKHKIETINATGQTGRKHSLTYTSPHMNPFRTLPKDAPMRKDNQARSAAGFNSPNPNMNFGMNNMGGGGGFRGGRGGFNNRGGMNNMGFNRNFQNPMGGFQAAPMVGGFQPNPMGGMQSYGFNNRGNMMGGGMRGGPGGMRGRGGGMAGPNMMGMPAMNPMGGMGMNPMGGGMNPMMGGMGGNMGMQGQGGFQGPNPAFNQGFSFPNQGVGGDGAWNPHGAKRSRQE encoded by the exons ATGGCTACTGAGGATGATAACTTCGACATTGACATCTATGGGGATGGTTCCGGCTATACTGCCAACGAGCAAGGAGATATCAAACACGATGAGGCCGATATTATTCTAGACGCACCAGATAACGCCCAGCAAGGCAATGCGCAGGCGACTCAACAGCAAGCTGGTAATGCCGGAAACGCTACTACGAATGGACAACAACAAATCCCAAGTTCGGAGACCGTGAATCAGGACCAAACACCAAAGGAAACACCAACTCCGCAACAAGGTGTTAAGCGACAAGAAGATCGCCCTTCCGATCCCGACGCGACGACTGCTCTGCTCATCTCGGATCTGTTTTGGTGGACAACAGATGACGATATTCGTGGCTGGGTCAACGAGGCCGGTGTCGAAGATGAGCTCAAAGATGTAACGTTCAGCGAACACAAGGTGAACGGTAAAAGCAAAGG ACAAGCATTCATCGAATTCACCACAATCCAAGCAGCGACAGCCGCCAAACACAAAATCGAAACCATCAACGCAACTGGGCAAACAGGACGTAAGCACTCCCTCACCTACACAAGCCCTCACATGAACCCCTTCCGCACCCTCCCCAAAGACGCCCCCATGCGTAAAGACAACCAAGCCCGCTCAGCAGCCGGCTTCAACTCCCCGAACCCGAACATGAACTTCGGCATGAACAACAtgggtggaggaggaggcttCCGCGGCGGCCGCGGAGGCTTCAATAACCGCGGCGGCATGAACAACATGGGTTTCAACCGCAACTTCCAGAACCCCATGGGCGGTTTCCAAGCTGCTCCAATGGTCGGCGGCTTCCAGCCAAACCCGATGGGCGGGATGCAGAGCTACGGCTTCAATAACCGCGGGAACATGATGGGCGGTGGGATGCGCGGTGGTCCTGGCGGGATGCGCGGCCGTGGAGGTGGTATGGCGGGACCGAACATGATGGGTATGCCTGCTATGAACCCCATGGGTGGAATGGGAATGAACCCAATGGGCGGTGGCATGAATCCGATGATGGGTGGAATGGGTGGAAACATGGGCATGCAGG GACAAGGCGGTTTCCAAGGTCCCAATCCTGCTTTCAACCAGGGCTTCTCCTTCCCTAACCAGGGTGTAGGAGGAGATGGAGCATGGAACCCTCACGGCGCGAAGCGCAGTCGACAGGAGTGA
- the SNX3 gene encoding sorting nexin-3 (COG:U;~EggNog:ENOG410PNAS;~InterPro:IPR001683,IPR036871;~PFAM:PF00787;~go_function: GO:0035091 - phosphatidylinositol binding [Evidence IEA]), which translates to MYTSYEIVCRTNIPAFKLKHSVVRRRYSDFEYFRDILERESTRVTIPPLPGKVFTNRFSDDVIEHRREGLQRFLQIVAGHPLLQTGSKVLASFIQDPNWDRNAW; encoded by the exons ATGTACACCTCCTACGAGATCGTCTGTCGAACGAACATTCCCGCCTTCAAACTGAAACACTCCGTTGTGCGCCGGCGATACTCCGACTTTGAGTACTTCAGAGATATCCTGGAGCGCGAGAGCACACGAGTCACAATACCGCCACTTCCGGGGAAAGTGTTCACCAACCGCTTTAGCGACGACGTGATTGAGCACCGGCGAGAGGGTTTGCAGAGGTTCTTGCAGATTGTTGCGGGCCACCCCTTGCTGCAGACAGGGAGTAAAGTTCTTGCGAGTTTTATCCAGG ACCCAAACTGGGACCGAAACGCTTGGTGA
- the SSS1 gene encoding translocon subunit SSS1 (COG:U;~EggNog:ENOG410PRYA;~InterPro:IPR023391,IPR001901;~PFAM:PF00584;~TransMembrane:1 (i34-53o);~go_component: GO:0016020 - membrane [Evidence IEA];~go_process: GO:0006605 - protein targeting [Evidence IEA];~go_process: GO:0006886 - intracellular protein transport [Evidence IEA]) encodes MSDNFQELADIPKDFVRDGSLFIKRCTKPDQREFIKISQAVGMGFLIMVWKIAPSALRLDQKAC; translated from the exons ATGTCCGACAACTTCCAGGAGCTCGCCGATATCCCCAAGGACTTTGTCCGCGACGGTTCGCTGTTTATCAAGAGATGCACCAAGC CCGACCAGCGTGAATTCATCAAGATCAGCCAGGCTGTCGGAATGGGTTTCCTTATCATGGTATGGAAAATTGCCCCTAGTGCTTTGCGCCTTGACCAGAAGGCATGCTAA
- a CDS encoding uncharacterized protein (COG:S;~EggNog:ENOG410PPPJ;~TransMembrane:4 (i12-38o58-77i89-107o127-148i)), whose amino-acid sequence MVSTIFPTWPHLLFGVIEPISLIAGWALPIIDLNWFILDQAPNPDLISDAIHPSSIALAYQLANLYGLLFLLGVGICYTTTEPKVLRNYLFCLAVADFGHIYVTYLAMGAEATFDVAGWNLLTWGNISITGFLFVNRLAYLAGVFGDAKSPLEDKKRT is encoded by the exons ATGGTTTCGACCATCTTTCCTACCTGGCCTCACCTGCTCTTCGGAGTCATCGAACCCATTTCTCT GATTGCTGGCTGGGCCCTCCCCATAATCGATCTAAACTGGTTCATTCTCGACCAAGCCCCCAACCCAGACTTGATTTCCGACGCCATCCATCCCAGCAGCATTGCGCTAGCCTACCAACTCGCCAATCTCTACGGcctcctttttctcctcgGCGTGGGAATTTGCTACACCACCACTGAGCCCAAGGTTCTGCGCAACTACCTGTTCTGTCTTGCCGTCGCGGACTTTGGACACATCTACGTGACGTACCTTGCCATGGGGGCTGAGGCGACCTTCGATGTCGCAGGGTGGAATCTGTTGACTTGGGGGAATATCTCGATTACGGGATTCTTGTTTGTAAATCGTTTGGCGTACTTGGCGGGGGTTTTCGGGGATGCTAAGTCGCCTTTGGAAGATAAGAAAAGGACTTAG
- a CDS encoding WD40 repeat domain-containing protein (COG:S;~EggNog:ENOG410QDP4;~InterPro:IPR036322,IPR015943,IPR001680,IPR020472, IPR017986;~PFAM:PF00400;~go_function: GO:0005515 - protein binding [Evidence IEA]), translated as MSSGFPPAGDQRESSSREFGTVWHPAREWLEQGENDDEQDLDYEPWGDMDDEMDEEITSEHAEAEYQAYLDFTGDPELRNIDIEFTLDGRDSEEEDEEYPVERVSAARIVNVMSYHGLRPLMRHSRISDEDDDDGSGYFVYGRPRRPRQDRFPKVPSEAGRDLMGSGDFGSNSHYVDELKKRKRALTTKLMWRELGIDVNGARRRATQSIFQDLIPRSVADKIIHYDSRCYSGQFSDDGNFFYSCAQNFKVRMYDTSNPHDWKYYKTVEYPFGQWTITDATLSPDNRLLAYSSIRNLVCLSSTDPADQSDPTILDLSNLPGARSEREIYGSSHFGIWSLRFSGDGREIVAGTSHKTVVVYDIEARKCVLRLPNHEEDVNAVCFGDKSSPHILYSGSDDTTLRVWDRRSMGDGREAGVFMGHIEGLTYVDSKGDGRYVLSNSKDQTMKLWDLRKMMTTAKFDTIDAKSYTTGFDYRFEPYPDEYYEPHPHDCSVVTFRGHRVLKTLIRCHFSPPGSTNSRYVYTGSEDGKVYVYNLDATLVGTIDVGMATLNSRPRDPDLLMNAYDFGLRSGELLWRTCVRDASWHPSAPVLAATSWNGWGLSSGTCTLHSWNDCPTEDEGNPPVGLSYDARLDEEPDFNHYKQTMQAYRRGGPLPRMRHRFISSDEDEDEDENEDEFE; from the exons ATGAGCTCTGGCTTTCCACCCGCCGGTGACCAGCGAGAGTCGTCCTCTCGGGAGTTTGGAACTGTATGGCATCCGGCAAGGGAGTGGCTTGAGCAAGGCGAAAATGATGATGAACAGGATTTGGACTACGAACCGTGGGGAGATATGGACGACGAAATGGACGAGGAGATAACGTCGGAGCATGCGGAGGCAGAATATCAAGCATACCTGG ATTTTACAGGCGACCCTGAACTAAGAAATATCGACATCGAATTCACTTTGGATGGTCGCGactccgaagaagaagacgaagagtacCCAGTTGAACGAG TTTCTGCTGCTCGGATAGTCAACGTTATGAGTTACCACGGCCTACGACCTCTTATGCGTCATAGTCGTATAAgcgacgaggacgatgatgacgggTCTGGATACTTTGTCTATGGGAGACCGCGGCGACCAAGACAAGATCGATTCCCCAAAGTCCCAAGTGAGGCGGGGAGGGACCTCATGGGATCTGGTGATTTTGGAAGCAATTCACACTACGTTGATGAACTGAAGAAGCGGAAAAGGGCACTCACGACTAAGTTGATGTGGCGAGAGTTGGGGATTGATGTCAATGGGGCGCGAAGAAGGGCAACACAGTCAATATTTCAG GATTTGATTCCTCGTTCCGTAGCAGATAAAATCATCCACTACGACTCTCGATGCTATTCAGGCCAATTCTCAGATGACGGGAACTTTTTTTACTCTTGTGCCCAAAACTTCAAGGTTCGGATGTATGACACATCCAATCCTCATGATTGGAAATACTACAAAACCGTGGAATATCCATTCGGCCAATGGACCATAACGGATGCCACTTTAAGTCCGGACAACAGGCTTTTAGCATACAGCTCGATCCGGAACCTCGTATGCCTTTCGTCTACAGATCCAGCAGATCAGTCTGATCCAACCATACTCGATTTATCCAATCTACCTGGGGCTAGAAGCGAACGAGAAATTTATGGAAGTTCGCACTTTGGT ATCTGGTCGCTCCGATTTTCGGGTGATGGACGTGAAATAGTCGCTGGTACATCTCACAAAACGGTCGTCGTTTACGACATTGAGGCACGGAAGTGCGTCCTACGGTTACCCAACCATGAGGAAGACGTTAACGCTGTCTGCTTCGGGGACAAATCGTCACCTCACATTCTCTATTCGGGATCTGATGATACCACATTACGTGTATGGGATCGCCGCTCGATGGGCGACGGCCGTGAAGCAGGAGTCTTTATGGGTCATATCGAGGGCCTAACCTACGTTGACAGCAAAGGTGATGGCCGATATGTCCTGTCTAACTCCAAGGACCAAACGATGAAGCTCTGGGATCTGCGAAAGATGATGACCACCGCCAAGTTTGACACTATCGACGCCAAAAGCTACACTACCGGGTTCGATTATCGTTTCGAACCATATCCAGACGAGTACTACGAACCTCATCCTCATGATTGCTCTGTCGTGACATTCCGCGGTCACCGCGTACTAAAAACGCTTATACGATGTCATTTTTCGCCTCCTGGAAGCACAAACTCGAGATATGTATATACGGGAAGTGAAGATGGCAAGGTCTATGTGTACAATCTGGACGCAACACTCGTGGGGACGATAGACGTCGGCATGGCCACACTTAATTCACGGCCGCGCGACCCCGATCTTTTGATGAATGCTTATGACTTCGGACTTAGAAGCGGCGAGTTGCTCTGGCGGACATGCGTCCGTGACGCGAGTTGGCATCCAAGTGCCCCTGTTCTTGCAG CGACGTCATGGAACGGGTGGGGCTTATCGTCTGGAACTTGTACGCTGCACTCGTGGAATGACTGCCCTACTGAAGATGAAGGCAACCCTCCTGTTGGCTTGAGCTATGATGCTAGACTGGACGAGGAGCCCGATTTCAACCATTATAAGCAGACCATGCAAGCGTATCGACGTGGAGGGCCTCTTCCAAGAATGAGGCACCGGTTTATTAGCTCcgatgaagacgaggacgaggacgaaaATGAAGATGAGTTCGAATGA